The following proteins are co-located in the Halictus rubicundus isolate RS-2024b chromosome 1, iyHalRubi1_principal, whole genome shotgun sequence genome:
- the LOC143358916 gene encoding rac guanine nucleotide exchange factor JJ, whose protein sequence is MNSPTSPQTPLSFELKAIINNRNVLSMRSRMKVLNNLNENNQKYLEEKEQNLRYQAIQEILTTEVTYLRQLEILTEFFVQPMIERKLLDHILLSTLYENIKTLYNVSGELVKELKQDPQNIAGAFHKLAPFFKLYSVYAYDFEQILSLLQTKQENDFTFKDFISKQESRPEVGRKLPSLLITPIQRVPRYKLLLQEVLQHTPNKHREYNLLQVCLVEVEKAARHINALVEEHEEAQKLLKLQKCIVNPINLVKPGRKLIKQGALMRVSRRGNSAYRRYFVLLSDTLLYCKGDPENSLTVCCVLPLNKCKIERVLGGGLFRVTCLNETLLLYSEKDDSNLWIEAVLNSIKKYAECRQTLRKDSSSRKPLRHNNLNLFPSENIPLAIGKRKRSDGETEVNLDASRIMYLKKDREADAGVQLENNCFVLLKKLKRLKTGNHTEYVEPCLRNINYNFEGKENEHSVKNTASYLSPAASSNFEEQTTSTFKSVTELFSSIGSSLREFFRFR, encoded by the exons ATGAATTCACCAACATCGCCACAAACGCCTTTAAGTTTTGAATTAAAGGCAATAATAAACAATAGAAATGTATTAAGTATGAGAAGTCGAATGAAGG TACTTAATAATCTGAATGAAAATAATCAGAAGTATTTAGAAGAAAAGGAACAGAATTTAAGATATCAAGCTATTCAAGAAATTTTAACAACAGAAGTTACTTATTTGCGACAATTAGAAATATTGACAGAG TTCTTCGTACAACCTATGattgaaagaaaattgttaGACCACATTCTACTTTCAACGttgtatgaaaatataaaaacattatATAATGTTAGTGGAGAATTAGTAAAGGAATTAAAGCAAGACCCACAGAATATTGCTGGTGCGTTTCATAAACTTgcaccattttttaaattatactcTGTTTATGCTTATgattttgaacaaattttatctttattacaG ACGAAACAAGAAAATGATTTTACTTTTAAAGATTTTATTAGTAAACAAGAGTCTAGACCAGAGGTTGGTAGAAAGTTACCTTCATTATTGATTACACCCATACAGAGGGTACCTAGATACAAATTACTTTTACAAGAAGTTCTACAACATACTCCTAATAAGCATAGAGAGTATAATCTTTTGCaag TGTGCTTAGTAGAAGTTGAAAAAGCAGCAAGACATATAAACGCCTTAGTCGAAGAGCACGAGGAAGcgcaaaaattattaaaacttcAGAAATGTATTGTAAATCCAATTAATCTGGTAAAACCTGGTAGAAAGTTGATTAAACAAGGAGCATTAATGAGAGTGTCAAGACGAGGAAATTCTGCATATAGAAGATATTTTGTTCTTCTCAGTGATACTTTATTATATTGCAAAGGAGATCCAGAAAACTCGTTAACTGTTTGTTGCGTTTTACCACTGAATAAGTGTAAAATTGAACGTGTTTTGGGTGGTGGACTGTTCCGTGTCACGTGTTTAAATGAAACACTTCTACTTTATTCTGAGAAAGATGATAGTAATTTATGGATAGAAGCAGTACTAAATTCTATAAAGAAG TATGCAGAGTGTAGGCAGACTTTACGAAAAGATAGCAGTTCAAGGAAACCATTGAGGCACAACAATCTTAATTTATTCCCATCCGAAAATATACCACTAGCTATTGGCAAAAGGAAAAGATCCGATGGAGAAACTGAG GTCAATTTAGATGCATCAAGAATTATGTATCTAAAAAAGGATAGAGAAGCAGATGCAGGTGTCCAGTTAGAAAATAATTGTTTCGTACTACTAAAAAAATTGAAGAGATTAAAAACTGGTAATCACACAGAATATGTTGAACCCTGTttgagaaatattaattat AATTTTGAAGGGAAAGAAAATGAACATTCTGTAAAAAATACTGCGTCATATTTATCTCCTGCTGCAtcttcaaattttgaagaaCAAACTACGTCAACATTTAAATCTGTCACTGAACTTTTTTCATCTATTGGATCTTCATTACGGGAATTTTTTAGATTTAGATAA